A genomic window from Archaeoglobus neptunius includes:
- a CDS encoding type II toxin-antitoxin system VapC family toxin — MKVFIDANYIIYLKYSESDETFDYCVSLLKKLENHNLLTNIVVIDEVVWILNRKYGIELEEIFEFLDRIMNLVNIIRLDGEEYGLMKEIMAKYNLKPSDAIHAASMKRAGIRHIVSEDSDFDKVKWIKRIWMDGEIEDLQ, encoded by the coding sequence TTGAAAGTTTTCATAGATGCGAACTATATAATTTACCTAAAATACTCTGAGAGTGATGAGACCTTCGATTACTGTGTAAGCCTCTTAAAGAAGCTGGAAAACCACAATCTTCTAACCAACATCGTTGTGATTGACGAAGTTGTCTGGATTTTGAACAGGAAGTACGGAATAGAGCTTGAGGAAATATTTGAATTTCTGGATAGGATAATGAATCTTGTAAACATTATTCGGCTGGATGGTGAAGAATACGGGCTCATGAAAGAAATCATGGCTAAATACAACCTGAAGCCATCGGATGCAATACATGCCGCAAGCATGAAAAGGGCTGGGATAAGACACATTGTATCCGAAGATTCAGATTTTGATAAAGTGAAGTGGATAAAACGAATATGGATGGACGGTGAGATTGAAGATCTGCAGTAG
- a CDS encoding AbrB/MazE/SpoVT family DNA-binding domain-containing protein, whose product MVSLKVRVGPKGQIVIPKVIRERLGIEPGNLLLIDERNGKIVIERSDVDELVRWLKENRKKIARDVYKFSLEDEF is encoded by the coding sequence ATGGTTAGCCTAAAAGTTAGAGTCGGGCCAAAGGGGCAGATTGTGATACCCAAAGTTATACGGGAGAGACTTGGCATCGAGCCCGGTAATCTCCTGCTTATCGATGAGAGAAATGGAAAAATTGTGATTGAAAGGTCTGACGTAGACGAGCTTGTGAGATGGCTCAAAGAGAACAGAAAGAAAATTGCGAGGGACGTTTATAAATTCAGCTTGGAGGATGAGTTTTGA